One genomic segment of Sanyastnella coralliicola includes these proteins:
- a CDS encoding enoyl-CoA hydratase/isomerase family protein produces MAQEGYVKTEINESIATIEFYHPASNSLPGHLLAALAESITEAGKNDDIKVIILKSAGDRAFCAGASFDELIAIDDEATGKAFFSGFANVINAARKCPKLIIGRVQGKAVGGGVGMASAVDYCLATKFAAVKLSELAVGIGPFVVGPAVERKIGTSSMSQLAINATEWRSAEWAAQKGLYAEIFDDAEALDQGVSALANKLANSNPEAMRMLKEIFWQGTDHWDELLMERAAMSGTLVLSDFTRNAINAFKSR; encoded by the coding sequence ATGGCACAAGAAGGCTACGTTAAAACAGAGATCAACGAATCGATCGCAACGATCGAATTCTATCACCCAGCGAGTAACTCACTTCCAGGTCACCTCTTGGCAGCGCTTGCTGAATCAATCACTGAAGCTGGTAAAAATGATGACATCAAGGTGATCATTCTAAAGTCAGCCGGAGACCGTGCATTCTGCGCTGGAGCGAGCTTTGATGAACTCATCGCTATTGACGACGAAGCCACAGGAAAAGCCTTTTTCTCTGGATTCGCGAACGTAATCAACGCTGCTCGTAAGTGTCCGAAACTCATTATCGGCCGTGTGCAAGGGAAAGCCGTTGGTGGCGGTGTAGGAATGGCTAGCGCAGTAGACTACTGTCTAGCTACAAAATTTGCTGCTGTAAAGCTGAGCGAACTAGCAGTAGGTATCGGACCGTTTGTGGTAGGACCAGCCGTAGAGCGTAAAATTGGTACTTCATCAATGAGCCAATTGGCAATCAACGCTACTGAATGGCGCTCGGCAGAATGGGCTGCACAGAAAGGTTTGTACGCTGAGATCTTTGACGATGCTGAAGCCTTAGACCAAGGCGTTTCCGCGCTAGCGAATAAACTAGCTAACAGCAACCCGGAAGCAATGCGTATGTTAAAGGAGATCTTTTGGCAAGGAACAGATCATTGGGACGAACTCCTCATGGAGCGTGCTGCCATGTCAGGAACCTTGGTCCTCTCTGATTTCACGCGAAATGCGATCAACGCATTCAAATCGCGCTAA
- a CDS encoding peptide MFS transporter: MSTAPTGHPKGLMTLFFSEMWERFCYYGMRVLLTLYLVKSLMKGDAEASIIYGAYTALVYAAPVLGGRMADKFLGYRYAILLGAVLMSIGEFLILGGSEDFLLIGMGAIIVGNGYFKANISTIVGKLYQDGDPRRDSGFTIFYIGINIGALLATTVVAYVGETYGFEKGFALAGFGMLLGFAIFFFGRKNYEAAEGLDIREAGLKKVAGPLNVAGLITIVSLLIIPVCFYLISLAEYLWILLILIFVGVAVQLISAGAKEGPVWRDRMIALVIMMIINVVFWACFEQAGTSLTLFADRNVSREIFGWTMPASMTQFFNPAFIILFGSIFSVMWVKLSQKGRNPSIPMKFSLGILQLGLGFLITLVGLQFESDFQVPLLTLVFLYMLHTTGELFLSPIGLSMVTKLAPKNIAGTAMGGWFLSFAMANYLAGAIATLTGGEEGGESLSLAEGLEKYVDTFSTIGFVLVGFAILIAVLSKPLTKLMHGVE, encoded by the coding sequence ATGAGTACTGCACCTACAGGGCATCCTAAGGGACTGATGACCCTATTCTTCTCTGAAATGTGGGAACGATTCTGTTACTACGGAATGCGTGTTCTCCTCACCTTATACTTGGTTAAATCACTAATGAAAGGTGATGCGGAAGCCAGCATCATTTACGGTGCCTACACCGCGTTGGTATACGCAGCTCCCGTTCTCGGAGGACGTATGGCTGATAAATTCCTTGGATATCGATATGCGATCCTATTGGGTGCTGTCTTGATGTCTATTGGTGAGTTCTTGATCCTTGGAGGTAGCGAAGACTTCCTTCTAATTGGTATGGGGGCCATCATTGTGGGTAACGGGTACTTCAAAGCGAACATATCCACCATTGTAGGTAAGCTCTATCAAGACGGAGATCCTCGACGAGATTCCGGGTTTACCATTTTCTACATTGGTATTAACATTGGAGCCCTGCTCGCCACCACCGTTGTGGCTTATGTAGGTGAAACCTATGGATTCGAGAAAGGGTTCGCCCTCGCTGGATTCGGTATGTTGCTCGGGTTTGCCATCTTCTTCTTCGGACGTAAGAACTACGAAGCTGCAGAAGGTCTTGACATTCGCGAGGCAGGACTTAAGAAAGTTGCTGGTCCGTTGAATGTGGCTGGTTTGATTACCATCGTCTCGCTGTTGATCATCCCAGTATGTTTCTACTTGATCTCATTGGCAGAGTATTTATGGATACTCCTAATCTTGATCTTCGTAGGGGTAGCGGTTCAGCTAATTTCAGCTGGAGCGAAAGAAGGACCTGTATGGCGTGATCGTATGATTGCCTTGGTGATCATGATGATTATTAACGTGGTATTCTGGGCTTGTTTCGAACAAGCTGGAACCTCGCTGACGCTTTTCGCTGACCGTAATGTGAGTCGTGAAATATTTGGCTGGACGATGCCAGCCTCCATGACGCAGTTCTTCAACCCTGCCTTTATTATCCTCTTTGGATCGATCTTCTCGGTGATGTGGGTGAAACTCTCGCAGAAAGGCCGCAACCCATCGATTCCAATGAAGTTCTCTCTCGGTATTCTTCAGCTCGGTCTCGGGTTCTTGATTACCCTTGTAGGTCTTCAATTCGAGAGCGATTTCCAAGTGCCACTATTGACATTGGTATTCCTGTACATGTTACATACAACTGGAGAGCTCTTCCTTTCACCTATTGGTCTTTCAATGGTAACTAAGCTAGCGCCGAAAAACATTGCGGGTACTGCAATGGGTGGGTGGTTCCTATCATTTGCGATGGCGAACTACTTGGCCGGTGCGATTGCTACCTTGACTGGAGGTGAAGAAGGTGGAGAATCACTTTCATTGGCTGAAGGTCTTGAGAAGTACGTTGACACCTTCTCTACCATTGGTTTCGTCCTTGTCGGATTTGCGATTCTAATCGCCGTTCTAAGTAAGCCTTTGACGAAGCTTATGCATGGTGTGGAATAA
- a CDS encoding choice-of-anchor L domain-containing protein, translated as MKPILSLFAASVISVAAFSQVSVEPDVSANDLVFDFLLGSGVLIEDVEYGGADIQIGSFMDMGVIGLDSGLVMSTADVENIDAGNDAPAFGEVPFGEGVSGDADLLDIANSVPPLIGQNFSISAINDVVSLEFDFIPYGDSLAFNYIFGSDEYPVWVNTAFNDAFAFFISGPGITGPYSAPDGFPDGAENIAFVPGTDPNVPITVSSINDQTNSEFYVDNIDNEGIYVNGYTTVLTAYKTGLTVGETYHIRLALGDGSDTALESIVALQAGSFSAYSTTENVGDPGDLDFDGDIDVNDLLELLENQGCQGFDCIGDINGDGIVNVMDILEFLGLF; from the coding sequence ATGAAACCGATACTCTCTCTCTTTGCTGCTAGTGTTATCAGCGTAGCAGCTTTCTCTCAAGTTTCAGTTGAGCCTGATGTTTCAGCCAATGATCTTGTCTTTGACTTCTTGCTCGGAAGCGGAGTCTTAATTGAAGACGTTGAATACGGTGGAGCAGACATCCAAATTGGTTCGTTCATGGATATGGGCGTCATCGGATTAGACAGTGGATTGGTCATGTCTACCGCAGACGTAGAAAACATTGATGCAGGGAATGATGCTCCCGCTTTTGGAGAGGTTCCTTTCGGAGAGGGCGTTAGTGGTGATGCTGATTTGTTAGATATCGCCAACTCTGTACCTCCACTTATCGGTCAGAATTTCTCGATTTCGGCCATTAACGATGTGGTTTCACTTGAGTTCGACTTCATTCCCTACGGAGATAGTTTGGCGTTCAATTACATCTTCGGATCAGACGAGTATCCAGTGTGGGTAAATACGGCATTCAACGATGCGTTCGCATTCTTTATTAGCGGTCCCGGTATCACAGGTCCTTATAGTGCTCCTGATGGTTTCCCTGATGGGGCTGAAAATATTGCTTTCGTTCCTGGAACGGATCCAAACGTTCCAATTACGGTGAGTTCAATCAATGACCAGACCAATAGCGAATTCTACGTTGACAATATCGACAATGAAGGAATCTACGTGAACGGCTATACCACGGTGCTGACAGCCTACAAGACGGGCTTAACAGTAGGAGAGACCTACCACATTCGCTTGGCCCTTGGAGATGGTTCAGATACGGCATTAGAGTCGATTGTAGCACTGCAAGCAGGTTCTTTCTCGGCGTACTCTACAACCGAGAATGTGGGTGACCCGGGTGACCTTGATTTCGACGGAGATATTGACGTGAATGACTTACTCGAATTACTCGAGAATCAAGGCTGTCAAGGCTTCGATTGTATCGGAGACATCAATGGAGATGGAATCGTGAATGTCATGGATATTCTCGAGTTCCTTGGTCTATTCTGA
- a CDS encoding citrate synthase codes for MSETARIILNGQEYELPVIEGSEGEKAIDISKLRGMTGYITLDSGFKNTGSTKSAITFLDGEKGILRYRGYPIEQLAEKASFLEVAYLLMYGELPNADQLSYFTDSITHHTLVHEDMRRFFEAFPTDAHPMGILSSMISSLSTFYPESQNPNRPFKDIELTIHRLIAKLPTLAAQAYKNNLGHPLTYPDNKLSYTENFLNMMFGLPSNDYTIDPIVNDALNKLLILHADHEQNCSASTVRIVGSSQANLYSSISAGIAALWGPLHGGANQAVIEMLETIREDGSGLQTWVDKAKDKTDSFRLMGFGHRVYKNFDPRAKIIKKAADDVLAALGVNDPVLDIAKELEEVALKDEYFVARGLYPNVDFYSGIIYRALGIPTEMFTVMFAIGRLPGWIAQWKEMIENGDPIGRPRQIYTGANARDYVPVENR; via the coding sequence ATGAGCGAAACGGCGCGGATTATCCTCAATGGACAGGAATATGAACTCCCCGTTATTGAAGGATCTGAAGGAGAGAAAGCAATTGATATTTCCAAACTACGTGGAATGACGGGGTACATCACCCTTGATTCCGGATTTAAGAACACTGGATCTACCAAGAGCGCAATTACTTTCCTCGACGGTGAAAAAGGAATTCTCCGTTACCGCGGTTATCCGATCGAACAGTTGGCAGAAAAGGCAAGCTTCCTCGAAGTAGCTTACCTCCTCATGTACGGTGAACTTCCGAATGCTGATCAGTTGAGCTACTTCACTGACAGCATCACTCACCACACATTGGTACACGAAGACATGCGTCGCTTCTTCGAAGCGTTCCCTACGGATGCACACCCAATGGGAATTCTTTCGTCGATGATCTCAAGCTTGTCTACGTTCTACCCAGAATCACAGAATCCAAATCGTCCGTTCAAAGACATTGAATTGACGATTCACCGCTTGATCGCAAAGCTACCAACCCTAGCTGCTCAGGCATATAAGAACAACCTAGGTCACCCACTGACGTACCCAGACAACAAGCTCTCATACACTGAGAACTTCTTGAACATGATGTTCGGTCTACCGTCAAATGACTACACTATTGATCCAATTGTCAATGACGCTTTGAACAAGCTTTTGATCCTGCACGCAGATCACGAGCAAAACTGTTCGGCTTCAACAGTGCGTATCGTAGGTTCTTCTCAAGCAAACCTCTACTCTTCTATCTCAGCTGGTATCGCTGCACTTTGGGGTCCACTACACGGTGGTGCTAACCAGGCAGTTATCGAAATGCTTGAGACTATTCGTGAAGATGGTAGCGGTCTCCAAACTTGGGTTGACAAAGCGAAGGATAAGACGGATAGCTTCCGCTTGATGGGCTTCGGACACCGAGTTTACAAGAACTTCGATCCACGAGCTAAGATCATTAAGAAAGCTGCTGACGACGTACTCGCTGCACTAGGAGTAAATGACCCTGTTCTTGACATTGCGAAGGAACTAGAAGAAGTTGCGTTGAAAGACGAATACTTCGTAGCACGCGGTCTATACCCTAACGTAGACTTCTACAGCGGTATCATCTACCGTGCACTCGGTATCCCTACTGAGATGTTTACTGTGATGTTCGCTATCGGTCGTCTACCAGGATGGATCGCACAGTGGAAAGAAATGATCGAAAACGGAGACCCAATTGGTCGTCCACGTCAGATCTACACTGGAGCGAACGCTCGCGACTACGTTCCTGTAGAAAACAGATAA
- a CDS encoding S9 family peptidase: MKHLFAISFIMLLALPYSALAQKQELSNELIWYSGEFRPEYVGGLRSMSDGVHYTSLEYSQENGSEIVKYSFETGKKVATLATSKDIFNDASTGIDDYEFSADEKMMLISTDTESIYRHSTRANYYVYNIEKKRAFPLADAKLGKQRLATFSPAADKVAFIRENNIFITDIQYRTEVQVTADGKENVISNGATDWVYEEEFGFDKGMYWSPNGDRLAYYKFNEDRVKQFQMAMYGELYPDQYTFKYPKAGEKNSLVNILVYDLEEEMSKPVDIGTEQDIYIPRIKWTLNNNRLCVMRMNRHQNHLEFLMTNISPDDPFTIPTKVVFEEKADTYIEINDNLIFLEDGKTFLWNSERDGYNHIYRFDMSGNVVKQLTKGEWDVIEFLGLDQDKGQVFYSSSEVSAIEQHVYSVSIKRGKKKQLSTRKGSNSAVFSEGCKYYINYHTDANTPYYISLHDSKGKELRVLKDNSSLKKTLKKYDLSQKEFFTFDNRNGDALNCWMIKPADFDPAKKYPVYVAIYGGPGHNTVSDSWGGSNYLYHQLLAQNGYIVVSVDPRGTMYRGREFKHSTYMQLGKYETEDFIDFAKYMGNQDYVDAERIGIQGWSYGGYMTSLCMTKGAEVYTMGIAVAPVTNWRYYDTIYTERFMRTPQENASGYDDNSPINHVDKLEGKYFLIHGSADDNVHYQNTMEMIDAMVKANKQFDLFIYPNKNHGIYGGNTRLHLFTMMLDYTLENL; the protein is encoded by the coding sequence ATGAAACACCTTTTTGCAATTAGCTTCATCATGCTCTTAGCGCTGCCCTATTCCGCGCTAGCGCAGAAACAAGAACTTTCAAATGAACTCATCTGGTACTCAGGAGAGTTCAGACCAGAATACGTAGGAGGCCTCCGTTCAATGTCAGACGGAGTGCACTACACAAGCCTTGAATACTCGCAGGAAAACGGATCTGAGATTGTGAAGTACTCGTTTGAAACGGGGAAGAAAGTAGCAACACTTGCTACATCAAAAGACATCTTCAATGATGCGAGCACGGGAATAGACGATTACGAATTCAGTGCCGATGAAAAGATGATGTTGATCTCGACCGATACGGAGTCAATTTACCGTCATAGTACACGAGCGAACTACTACGTATATAATATCGAGAAGAAAAGAGCCTTCCCACTGGCTGATGCCAAGTTGGGGAAACAGCGCCTGGCAACTTTCTCTCCGGCTGCTGATAAAGTAGCCTTCATTCGTGAAAACAACATCTTCATTACTGACATTCAGTACCGCACAGAAGTTCAAGTAACGGCTGATGGAAAAGAAAACGTTATCAGCAACGGTGCTACAGACTGGGTGTACGAAGAGGAATTTGGTTTTGACAAAGGAATGTACTGGTCGCCAAACGGAGATCGCTTGGCTTACTACAAGTTCAATGAAGACCGCGTTAAGCAGTTCCAAATGGCCATGTACGGAGAGCTTTACCCTGATCAATACACCTTCAAGTACCCGAAAGCCGGCGAAAAGAATAGTCTCGTCAACATTTTGGTTTACGACCTTGAAGAGGAAATGTCTAAACCAGTAGACATTGGCACTGAGCAAGACATATACATTCCACGCATCAAGTGGACCTTAAACAACAACCGCCTTTGTGTGATGCGTATGAACCGTCACCAGAACCATCTAGAGTTCTTGATGACCAACATCTCTCCTGACGATCCATTCACCATTCCTACGAAAGTGGTATTCGAAGAAAAGGCTGACACTTACATTGAGATCAACGACAACCTCATTTTCTTGGAAGACGGTAAGACCTTCTTGTGGAATTCAGAGCGCGATGGTTACAACCACATCTACCGTTTCGATATGAGCGGAAACGTAGTGAAGCAGCTGACAAAAGGAGAATGGGACGTAATTGAGTTCCTTGGGCTGGATCAAGACAAAGGACAAGTGTTCTATTCTTCTTCTGAGGTGTCTGCCATTGAGCAGCACGTTTACTCAGTGAGCATCAAGCGCGGAAAGAAGAAGCAATTGAGCACGCGCAAAGGTTCGAATAGCGCCGTGTTTAGTGAAGGATGCAAGTATTACATCAACTACCACACTGATGCCAATACACCTTATTACATCTCGCTTCACGACAGCAAAGGGAAAGAGCTTCGTGTATTGAAGGATAACTCAAGTTTGAAGAAGACGCTTAAGAAGTACGACCTAAGTCAAAAGGAATTCTTCACTTTCGATAACCGCAATGGTGACGCCCTGAACTGTTGGATGATCAAACCCGCTGACTTCGATCCAGCGAAGAAGTACCCAGTATACGTAGCCATTTATGGAGGACCTGGACATAACACAGTTTCTGATTCTTGGGGAGGTTCAAATTACCTCTACCACCAGTTACTCGCTCAAAACGGTTACATCGTAGTAAGTGTAGACCCACGTGGAACAATGTACCGCGGACGTGAATTCAAGCACTCAACCTACATGCAACTAGGGAAGTATGAAACAGAAGACTTCATCGACTTCGCAAAGTACATGGGCAATCAAGATTACGTTGATGCTGAACGTATCGGGATCCAGGGATGGAGCTACGGTGGTTACATGACTTCATTGTGTATGACAAAGGGAGCTGAAGTATACACGATGGGTATTGCGGTAGCTCCGGTAACGAACTGGCGTTACTACGACACGATTTACACAGAGCGTTTCATGCGCACACCGCAAGAGAATGCTTCTGGATACGATGACAACTCTCCTATCAACCACGTTGATAAACTAGAAGGTAAGTACTTCCTGATCCACGGAAGCGCGGATGACAATGTGCATTACCAGAATACCATGGAGATGATTGATGCGATGGTGAAAGCCAATAAGCAGTTCGATCTGTTCATTTATCCGAACAAGAATCACGGTATTTACGGAGGGAATACACGCTTGCACCTCTTCACAATGATGCTTGATTATACTCTCGAGAACCTCTAA
- a CDS encoding enoyl-ACP reductase FabI, which translates to MSHQLLKGKKGIIFGALNDMSIAWKTAETAYAQGAEFVLTNAPIAMRMGEINKLAEKCGNALVVPADATSSEDLENLFQQTMDHFGGKIDFVLHSIGMSPNVRKKKHYTDLKYEWYHQTLDVSAMSLHRTLSAAMKMDAINDWGSVVALTYIAAQRIFPDYNDMADAKSLLESITRSFGYHYGERKKVRVNTISQSPTVTTAGSGVKGFDEFISFSESMSPLGNADAQACADYTVMMFSDFTRYVTMQNLFHDGGFSNTGVTQQVIEKFASEE; encoded by the coding sequence ATGTCACATCAATTACTGAAAGGCAAAAAAGGAATCATCTTCGGTGCATTGAACGATATGTCAATTGCATGGAAGACTGCTGAAACAGCTTACGCTCAAGGAGCAGAGTTTGTATTGACCAACGCACCTATCGCTATGCGTATGGGCGAAATCAATAAGTTGGCTGAGAAGTGTGGAAACGCGCTGGTTGTACCTGCAGATGCAACAAGCTCAGAAGACCTAGAGAACTTATTTCAGCAGACTATGGATCATTTCGGAGGGAAGATCGATTTCGTTCTTCACTCAATCGGGATGTCTCCAAACGTTCGTAAGAAGAAGCACTACACAGACCTTAAATATGAGTGGTACCACCAAACGCTTGACGTGAGCGCGATGTCATTGCACCGTACACTTTCTGCGGCGATGAAGATGGATGCCATCAATGATTGGGGATCTGTAGTAGCACTAACATACATTGCTGCGCAGCGTATCTTCCCAGATTACAATGACATGGCTGACGCCAAGTCATTGTTGGAGTCGATCACACGTAGCTTTGGATACCACTACGGAGAGCGCAAGAAAGTGCGTGTGAACACGATTTCTCAGTCTCCGACGGTTACCACAGCCGGAAGTGGGGTGAAAGGATTTGATGAGTTCATCAGCTTCTCTGAGTCAATGAGCCCACTAGGGAATGCAGACGCTCAAGCATGTGCTGATTACACCGTGATGATGTTCTCTGACTTCACACGCTACGTAACAATGCAGAACCTATTCCACGATGGAGGGTTCAGTAACACTGGAGTTACACAACAAGTAATCGAGAAATTCGCTAGCGAAGAATAA
- a CDS encoding FAD-binding oxidoreductase, whose translation MYTKISETHLRSISSIVGEQHCHSSLDQREAYGRDETEDLSFPPEAVVTPANTEEVSKVMAYCFEQGIPVTPIGGQTGLSGGALSVYGGVGLSLKRLNQILEIDTKNLQVITQPAVIVEELQNACAEHALLYAPDPASRGTCWIGGNLAENSGGPRAVKYGVTKDWVLNLEVVLPNGEVMETGANTLKNSTGYNLTQLMVGSEGTLGVITRATLKLIPKPKRNMLLLVPFASSVDACSAVSAIFRAGITPSALEFMERAAIELAMEFTGSHELELADDTEAHLLIEVDGNHEQILMSDCETIMTVVEEHGAGEVLFAEDQAQKDKLWFLRRRVGEAVKAKSIYKEEDTVVPRYALPVLLHGIKKIGLTIGFQSVCYGHAGDGNLHVNILKGDMSNELWDKELPSAIRSIFELVVSLGGTLSGEHGIGLVQKDYMDIAFKPNVLDLMWETKKVFDPKLIMNPGKVFPSHYWKGNII comes from the coding sequence ATGTACACCAAAATTTCTGAAACACACCTGCGGTCTATTTCATCCATTGTCGGTGAACAACATTGCCATAGTTCACTAGATCAGCGAGAAGCCTATGGTCGAGATGAAACTGAAGACTTGAGTTTTCCTCCAGAGGCGGTTGTTACTCCGGCGAATACTGAAGAAGTCAGCAAGGTGATGGCTTACTGCTTTGAACAAGGGATTCCTGTGACTCCAATTGGTGGTCAGACAGGCCTCAGCGGTGGCGCACTGAGTGTATACGGTGGGGTAGGACTATCCTTAAAACGCCTCAACCAAATTTTGGAAATCGATACCAAGAACCTGCAGGTAATTACACAGCCGGCGGTTATTGTAGAAGAACTTCAAAATGCTTGCGCAGAGCATGCACTGCTATATGCACCTGACCCTGCAAGCCGAGGAACATGTTGGATTGGCGGGAACCTCGCCGAGAATTCAGGTGGACCTCGTGCAGTGAAGTATGGCGTCACCAAAGATTGGGTGTTGAATTTGGAGGTCGTCCTTCCCAATGGAGAGGTGATGGAAACGGGGGCGAATACCCTAAAGAATAGCACCGGCTACAATCTTACGCAGCTTATGGTTGGTTCAGAGGGTACCCTCGGGGTCATTACACGCGCTACCCTAAAGCTCATTCCAAAGCCAAAGCGCAACATGCTACTCTTGGTACCCTTTGCCTCATCCGTGGATGCCTGTTCAGCCGTTTCTGCCATATTCAGGGCAGGAATCACACCTTCTGCTCTAGAATTTATGGAGCGTGCGGCCATCGAATTGGCCATGGAGTTTACTGGTTCACATGAGCTGGAATTGGCTGACGATACAGAAGCACATCTATTGATTGAAGTAGACGGCAATCATGAGCAAATCCTGATGTCTGACTGTGAAACCATTATGACTGTAGTGGAAGAGCACGGCGCTGGCGAGGTTCTGTTTGCTGAAGACCAAGCGCAGAAAGATAAACTATGGTTCCTAAGAAGGAGAGTTGGAGAGGCTGTAAAGGCGAAGAGTATCTATAAGGAAGAAGACACCGTGGTGCCGAGGTATGCACTTCCTGTATTATTGCACGGGATAAAAAAGATTGGACTGACTATTGGATTCCAAAGTGTATGCTACGGACATGCAGGTGATGGAAACCTGCATGTGAATATTCTGAAGGGAGATATGAGTAACGAGCTGTGGGACAAAGAACTACCTTCCGCTATTCGCTCGATCTTCGAATTGGTCGTTTCGCTCGGCGGCACGTTGAGCGGGGAACACGGGATAGGCTTGGTACAAAAGGATTACATGGATATCGCATTCAAGCCAAATGTCTTAGATCTTATGTGGGAGACAAAGAAAGTGTTCGATCCGAAGCTGATTATGAATCCTGGGAAAGTGTTCCCATCACACTATTGGAAAGGCAATATTATTTAG
- the sigZ gene encoding RNA polymerase sigma factor SigZ, translating to MTEALWEEFKQPIEAFIRTKVHQDEVEDLLQDVFMKIHQKVHTVREHDRIESWVFQITRNAIIDHYRTKRQNTSLTVDIPERMEEESSVDFSPCIQPLLTQLSTEDQKLISRVNLEGGSQKAIAEELGIGYSALKSRVQRARQRLKDVFVECCEIESDVYGHIVSAKTRDCSC from the coding sequence ATGACGGAAGCACTCTGGGAAGAATTCAAACAGCCGATTGAGGCATTTATCCGAACCAAAGTTCATCAGGACGAGGTGGAAGATCTCCTTCAAGATGTTTTCATGAAGATTCATCAGAAAGTGCACACGGTGCGTGAGCACGATCGGATAGAGTCATGGGTGTTTCAAATCACACGAAATGCGATCATTGATCACTACCGAACTAAACGTCAGAATACCTCACTCACCGTGGATATTCCAGAAAGGATGGAAGAAGAGTCATCCGTTGATTTTTCTCCGTGTATTCAACCGCTGCTAACGCAGCTTTCGACGGAAGATCAGAAGCTTATTTCTCGGGTAAATTTAGAAGGTGGCTCTCAAAAGGCTATCGCCGAAGAGCTTGGGATTGGATACAGTGCTTTGAAATCACGAGTTCAACGTGCCCGTCAACGGTTAAAGGATGTGTTTGTCGAGTGTTGTGAGATTGAGTCAGATGTGTATGGTCACATAGTTAGCGCCAAAACACGGGATTGTTCTTGCTAA
- a CDS encoding thioredoxin family protein — MRLLLTSILSLLMFTAVAQQSEIHWMTIEEALAAQKKEPRKIMIDVYTKWCGPCKMMEKNTFSNPDVVEFVNANYYAVKFDAESPDPVTFQGQEYANPDYVPNKAGRNGVHQLTRAMRVSAYPTVVFLDEDQKMITGVRGMQSPQQIEMYLRFFADDGHKAENTQQAWEDYRDNFKPTFQ; from the coding sequence ATGAGATTATTATTGACCTCTATTCTATCATTGCTGATGTTTACCGCTGTGGCGCAGCAATCTGAAATTCACTGGATGACCATCGAAGAAGCGCTGGCAGCCCAGAAGAAAGAACCTCGTAAGATCATGATTGACGTTTACACCAAATGGTGTGGGCCTTGTAAAATGATGGAGAAGAACACCTTCTCAAATCCTGATGTAGTGGAGTTCGTAAATGCGAACTACTACGCAGTGAAGTTTGACGCTGAATCACCAGATCCAGTGACATTCCAAGGTCAAGAGTATGCGAACCCAGATTACGTTCCGAACAAAGCCGGACGTAACGGTGTACACCAATTAACTCGCGCAATGCGCGTAAGCGCCTACCCTACTGTTGTCTTCCTTGATGAAGATCAAAAGATGATCACTGGGGTGCGAGGAATGCAGAGTCCGCAGCAGATTGAAATGTACCTGCGATTCTTTGCAGACGACGGTCATAAAGCAGAAAACACACAACAGGCTTGGGAAGATTATCGAGACAACTTTAAACCAACTTTCCAATAG